A single window of Anomaloglossus baeobatrachus isolate aAnoBae1 chromosome 5, aAnoBae1.hap1, whole genome shotgun sequence DNA harbors:
- the LOC142312381 gene encoding uncharacterized protein LOC142312381, with protein MEEWEYLEGHKDLYKDVMMEVPRPLTSPVLSSKRTTPERCPRPLLPQDYKQEDSDVPQDHQGEDLPHINTTETYVRGDERSKEEIPTDNRPDDCASEGYLPFTSFEAADYGITPYISEEREIIPDIQPVLHNKNLSSIPYQQDLSSDSLQTVKQKENNKRNAKHQKAHTGGKTFSCSECGKCFSRKGSLTIHERIHTGEKPFSCSECGSCFVAKSSLVKHKRTHTGEKPFACSECGKYFVKKSSLIVHRRIHTGEKPFSCSECGEYFTIKSSLIIHQRIHTGERPFSCSECGKYLSKKSSLIAHQRVHTGEKPFSCSECETCFKNKADLFKHRSTHTGEKPFSCSECGKCYRIKSHLMRHQRIHTGEKPYSCSECGKCYRIKLDLVSHQRIHTGEKPFSCSECGKCFNRKTTLTAHHKIHTGE; from the exons atggaggagtgggagtatttagaaggacacaaagatctgtacaaggacgtcatgatggaggttccccggcccctcacatcaccag ttctatccagtaagaggacaacaccagagagatgtccccgtcctcttctcccacaggactataAACAAGAAGattccgatgttcctcaggatcatcag ggggaagatctgccccatattaatactacagagacatatgtgaggggtgatgagcggagtaaagaggagattcctacagataaccgcccag ATGACTGTGCGTCAGAAGGATATTTGCCATTTACTAGTTTTGAAGCAGCTGATTATGGTATCACGCCATATATATCTGAAGAGCGTGAAATAATTCCAGATATACAGCCAGTCCTTCACAACAAAAATCTATCATCTATTCCTTATCAACAGGACCTATCTTCTGATTCATTACAGACTGTTAAGCAAAAAGAAAATAACAAGAGGAATGCTAAACATCAAAAAGCTCATACAGGGGGAAaaactttttcatgttcagaatgtgggaaatgtttttcccgGAAAGGAAGTCTTAcgatacatgagagaattcacacaggggagaagccattctcatgttcagaatgtgggagctgTTTTGTAGCGAAATCATCTCTCGTtaaacataaaagaacccacacaggggagaagccatttgcatgttcagaatgtggaaaatattttgtCAAGAAATCAAGTCTTATTGTACAtcgaagaattcacacaggggagaagccattttcatgttcagaatgtggagaaTATTTTACCATCAAATCAAGTCttattatacatcagagaattcacacaggggagaggccattttcatgttcagaatgtggaaaatatttgtCCAAGAAATCAAGTCTTATTGCACATCAAagagttcacacaggagagaagccattttcatgttcagaatgtgagacatGTTTTAAGAACAAAGCAGATCTTTTTAAACATAGAagcactcacacaggggagaagccattttcatgttcagaatgtgggaagtgttatAGGATTAAATCACATCTTATGCGTCATCAGAGAATccatacaggggaaaagccatattcatgttcagaatgtgggaagtgttatAGGATTAAATTAGATCTTGTTAGTCATCAGAGAATccatacaggggaaaagccattttcatgttcagaatgtggaaaatgttttaacaggAAAACAACTCTTACTgcacatcataaaattcacacaggagagtag